GTCAAATGGCAGAAGCCCGACTCACCATGCTCGCGGTGGATCTCACGGTGGGAGAAGCAGTGTTCCGCTCCAATGGAAAGCGCATTGACTTCCCTGGATTTTTCCGCGCCTACGTCGAGGGCAGCGATGACCCTGATGCGGCTTTGGAAGGTCAGGAAGTGTTGTTGCCTGCTCTGAACGTTGGTGACTCCCCCAAAATTCACGACGTCGAAGCGCTCGGACACCAAACCCAGCCGCCTGCTCGCTTCAGCGAAGCCTCCCTGGTAAAAATGCTCGAAAAAGAAGGAATCGGCCGTCCTTCCACCTACGCCAGCATCATTGGGACGATTGTTGATCGAGGCTATTCCTCCCTCAATAACAATTCGCTCACACCAAGCTTCACGGCCTTTGCTGTGACCGCCCTGCTGGAAGAACACTTCCCCGACTTAGTGGATACCGGATTTACCGCCCGCATGGAAACCACGTTGGATGAAATCTCCACAGGGAAAGTGCAATGGCTGCCTTACTTAGATGGATTTTTCAAAGGTGATGAAGGACTGGAGTCTTTGGTCCAAAAACGCGAGGGAGACATCGACCCGGGAGCATCACGCACGATTGACCTCGAAGGCTTGCCTTGTGTAGTGAGAATTGGACGCTTCGGGGCGTATCTCGAATCCAAACGTGTTGGGGACGACGGAGAAGAGGAGCTAATCAAGGCAACCCTGCCCAAAGAGATCACCCCTGGTGAACTGGATCAGGAACAAGCAGAACTCATCCTCAAGCACAAAGCGGATGGTCCAGAAGCGCTCGGCGAAGATCCCGAAACGGGAGATCTCGTGTACTTGCTCTTCGGTCAGTACGGCCCCTATGTGCAGAAGGGTCAGGTCAGCGATGAGAACCCCAAACCGAAACGGGCCTCCTTGCCGAAAGGGGTGAAGCCCGAAGATCTGAAACTGGATGACGCACTAGGGCTACTGCGCTTGCCCCGTCTACTGGGCGAGCATCCAGAGAGCGGCAAGGTTCAAGCTGGCTTGGGTCGCTTTGGCCCCTATGTGGTTTGGGACAAGGGAAAAGGCGAAAAGGACTATCGGTCTCTCAAGGGCGAAGACGACGTGCTCGCAATTGGTTTGAGTCGTGCCCTGGAACTACTCGCCATGCCCAAACGCGGTCGAGGGGGAAGGACGGCGCTCAAGGATCTTGGGAAACCGGAGGGAAGCGAAGAGACCGTGCAGGTCTTTGATGGTCCCTACGGCCTCTACGTCAAACAAGGAAAAGTGAATGCATCACTGCCGGAAGGGAAAGGGGCCGACGACATCACCTTGAAAGAGGCGATCGAGCTACTCGAGGCAAAAGCCGCCACCAAAAAAACCACAAAGCGCAAAACCTCAACGACCAAGAGCACCAGCAAAGCCAAAAGCACGACCAAGAGCGCAAAAGCCAAACCTGCTGCCCGTAAAGCACCAGCAACGACTAAAACCGGACGCCTTCGCGCGAGTGCAGTGCGCATCATCCGACCTGGTGACGCTTAATGCGCGCGCGGTGGTTGCTGATACCGCTGCTGCTCGCCTTACAGGCCTGCTCAGAAACAACATTTGGGCAGAAGCTGGCCGATAGCTTCGATTCACCAGCCACACCAGCCGCGGCCCAGCAGACACCAAACTCAAAGCTGGATCAAAAGCCAGCCACCGCCCTGAAGGAACCAGCGAAAGCCGAAGACGCGCTCGAAAAGGACAAGGCAGAGTTGGATGCTGAAGCAAAGCCAACAGAAGCGGAAGAGCCAAAGACCATCAAAGAAGAGTTAACCAAAGCGAAACCCGCCAACCAAGAATCAGCCCCCGTCCGCTCGATGCCCGCCGACCCTCGGCCCTACCGCATCACGATTCGCTTAGCGGCCGCTGATCCTGCCGCACCGGCGGAAAGTGTCACCGATGTCTTACGTCGCGCCGGAATTGGTTTCGAAGTCGAAACGATCGAGAAAATCCCTTCGAGTCAGTCCTCAAAAGCAACCACCAGTGACAGCGCAGGGCAGCCCTAAACGTGATGGAACCACGCCTCAGCCGTCGACAAGCGCTGCGCATGATGGAGGCCTCTTACCTGGCGGCGGCGGCGGCCTTGATTTGGCTGGCTCTGTACTACTTACCAATCGGCGGAGCCCTGTTCCGTCTTGCCCTGCCGCTGCCCTTAGCGCTGCTGCTGGTGCGTCGGGGCAGTCGCGCCGGGGTTGAGGGCGTTGTCGTAGCGATTCTGCTTCTGGTGGTGCTCATGGGTCCTCTGCGTGGGCCCCTGATGCTGTTTCCCTATGGATTGCTGTCGCTTTGGCTGGGGTGGTGCTGGCACAAAAAAGTGAGCTGGTGGATTAGCTGGGGGCTCGGCGTCGTCATTGGAGCTGCTGGATTTCTGGTGAGGGTGGTGGCGCTGTCCTTGATGGTGGGCGAGAACCTTTGGTTGGTGATCACAAGAGCCGGCGCCGGACTCCT
The Synechococcus sp. CC9311 DNA segment above includes these coding regions:
- the topA gene encoding type I DNA topoisomerase, which codes for MANTLVIVESPTKARTIRGFLPKGYRVEASMGHVRDLPNNASEIPAAQKGQKWANLGVNTEADFEPLYVVPKDKKKIVRELKDALKGVDELLLATDEDREGESISWHLLQLLSPKVPVKRMVFHEITKEAISRALDDTRELDMELVHAQETRRILDRLVGYTLSPLLWKKVAWGLSAGRVQSVAVRLLVQRERARRAFRSGSYWDLKAALEQQSIRFEAKLTHLDGTKVATGSDFDESTGGLKQGSKVRLLSEDDARSLSLALQSSDWNVSSVEEKPTVRRPVPPFTTSTLQQESNRKLRLSARETMRCAQGLYERGYITYMRTDSVHLSDQAITAARSCVESRYGKDYLSNGPRQFSTKSRNAQEAHEAIRPSGESFRAPSETGLEGRDLSLYELIWKRTVASQMAEARLTMLAVDLTVGEAVFRSNGKRIDFPGFFRAYVEGSDDPDAALEGQEVLLPALNVGDSPKIHDVEALGHQTQPPARFSEASLVKMLEKEGIGRPSTYASIIGTIVDRGYSSLNNNSLTPSFTAFAVTALLEEHFPDLVDTGFTARMETTLDEISTGKVQWLPYLDGFFKGDEGLESLVQKREGDIDPGASRTIDLEGLPCVVRIGRFGAYLESKRVGDDGEEELIKATLPKEITPGELDQEQAELILKHKADGPEALGEDPETGDLVYLLFGQYGPYVQKGQVSDENPKPKRASLPKGVKPEDLKLDDALGLLRLPRLLGEHPESGKVQAGLGRFGPYVVWDKGKGEKDYRSLKGEDDVLAIGLSRALELLAMPKRGRGGRTALKDLGKPEGSEETVQVFDGPYGLYVKQGKVNASLPEGKGADDITLKEAIELLEAKAATKKTTKRKTSTTKSTSKAKSTTKSAKAKPAARKAPATTKTGRLRASAVRIIRPGDA
- a CDS encoding DUF2232 domain-containing protein encodes the protein MEPRLSRRQALRMMEASYLAAAAALIWLALYYLPIGGALFRLALPLPLALLLVRRGSRAGVEGVVVAILLLVVLMGPLRGPLMLFPYGLLSLWLGWCWHKKVSWWISWGLGVVIGAAGFLVRVVALSLMVGENLWLVITRAGAGLLDRVLELMQLPLAPDLLLVQAMAITLVVVQQLVYVLALHALAYWIFPRLQAPIPEPPPLLHGLVALDPL